The following proteins come from a genomic window of Flavobacterium crocinum:
- a CDS encoding toxin-antitoxin system YwqK family antitoxin, which produces MISKKIILGLLFLNALISNAQTEVNKVDAAGKKDGLWKGTYAESKRPRYEGTFNHGKETGLFKFFDDTKKGDVIATRDFSANDGSSYTIFYDQNKNKVSEGKEVGKAREGEWKYYHKASKALMSVENYKNGKLEGIKTVYYPNEKLAEEMMYRNGLKEGVYKKMGQDGTLLEESTFKNNEYNGDAVFYDSDASVASKGKFINGKKAGIWQFYQKGKLIKEVNMSDPKNTNKASEKGPVPKK; this is translated from the coding sequence ATGATCTCTAAAAAAATCATTCTTGGATTACTGTTTTTAAATGCATTGATTTCAAACGCACAAACCGAAGTTAATAAAGTCGATGCAGCCGGAAAAAAAGACGGACTTTGGAAAGGTACTTATGCCGAATCGAAACGACCTCGATATGAAGGAACTTTTAATCACGGAAAAGAAACAGGTCTTTTTAAGTTTTTTGATGATACTAAAAAAGGAGATGTAATTGCTACAAGAGATTTTAGTGCTAATGATGGCAGTTCTTATACTATTTTTTATGACCAAAATAAAAATAAGGTAAGCGAAGGAAAAGAAGTTGGAAAAGCAAGAGAAGGGGAATGGAAATATTATCATAAGGCTTCTAAGGCTTTAATGTCTGTAGAAAATTATAAGAATGGTAAACTGGAAGGGATAAAAACAGTTTATTATCCTAATGAAAAACTGGCAGAAGAGATGATGTATAGAAATGGTTTAAAAGAAGGAGTTTATAAAAAGATGGGGCAGGATGGAACTCTTCTGGAAGAATCTACCTTTAAAAATAATGAATATAACGGCGATGCTGTTTTTTATGATTCGGATGCTTCTGTTGCTTCGAAAGGTAAATTTATAAATGGCAAAAAAGCAGGAATCTGGCAGTTTTATCAGAAAGGCAAGCTGATAAAAGAAGTGAACATGAGCGATCCTAAAAACACTAACAAAGCTTCTGAAAAAGGACCTGTACCTAAAAAATAA
- a CDS encoding DUF4956 domain-containing protein → MDLNELLGRFLLLFFSILVLYFFSNRKDNATINPLMVIVGLCTFSLCYLFTKIEIGVGIGFGLFAIFSILRFRTQSFTVNAIIFLFATITLSILDIMYPFEKIELLLFFQIIIIGFYILASIIVNKKASKYLNSVDVKIPLDENFSLNQEFIRKTIQQKIKIEEFDFKIVLINTTANEIDLLVFY, encoded by the coding sequence ATGGATTTAAACGAACTTTTAGGACGATTTCTACTGCTGTTTTTTTCGATTTTGGTTTTGTATTTTTTCTCCAACAGAAAGGATAATGCAACCATAAATCCGTTAATGGTTATTGTTGGGCTCTGTACTTTTTCGCTTTGTTATCTTTTTACAAAAATTGAAATAGGAGTCGGAATTGGGTTTGGCTTATTTGCTATTTTTTCGATACTTCGTTTTAGAACACAATCGTTTACTGTAAATGCTATAATCTTTCTTTTTGCGACGATTACGTTATCGATTTTAGATATCATGTATCCGTTTGAAAAGATTGAATTGCTGCTGTTTTTTCAAATAATCATTATTGGTTTTTATATTTTGGCTTCGATTATTGTCAACAAAAAAGCTTCAAAATATCTTAATTCAGTTGATGTGAAAATTCCGCTTGACGAGAACTTTTCTTTAAATCAGGAATTCATTCGAAAAACAATTCAGCAGAAAATTAAAATTGAAGAATTTGATTTTAAAATTGTCTTAATTAATACAACAGCAAACGAAATAGATTTGTTGGTTTTCTATTAA
- a CDS encoding PEP/pyruvate-binding domain-containing protein, protein MKKYIYSLFFLFILTTLNAQRFVSSLPDYEAYKAFKGKPLSDKFSNIESVKVIYVLRKQKMYYFNSSLILLHYDFAVNYLGYTPDLEIFNNRNYSNNEKDRDFLLGNLNHIKGTDKWIFELAASDHMPIIMIERFFNLVKNSTFIGGKLKFYLNNPEMMEWFQQQKFKIPCVKSDYIFGEIKYQEVVRGTNIGILKKYNLKELETTKPNPDEIIILNGTPDILPNVRGIIVNELQTPLSHLVLLGKNRKIPIMAYTDIEKDNNIKRLLSKKVELKIAVDTFYIKETTKKITTKTIGKKKKLIIDNTITELVDLSQIPKKGVNYIGSKAQNMAYLIAISKEIPFKVPENAHAIPFYFYTQHIQKKSISPLIAELLAFPKKDSTIWINNQLKKIREAIKKEPVNPELISKLNLAFKEAKFKNFRFRSSTNAEDLDDFNGAGLYDSKTGILGDSIKTFEKAIKQVWASVWNEASYNERELFGIDQQNIAMGVLVHRSFPDELANGVIITKNLFRQNFPGITVNVQKGENSVVKPEKGEICEQFVAYHFNDGKDDTDFDIDYTSNSNLNNNEPLLSRKEMSNIFNVSRKIEEKMYRYWRKNQFHPVDIEFKIVGEKRDLYIKQVRPFND, encoded by the coding sequence ATGAAAAAATACATTTACAGCTTATTTTTCTTGTTTATCCTGACAACATTAAATGCACAACGATTTGTGTCTTCTTTACCTGATTATGAGGCTTACAAAGCATTTAAAGGTAAACCTCTGTCTGATAAATTCTCGAATATTGAATCAGTAAAAGTGATTTATGTCCTTCGAAAACAAAAAATGTATTATTTCAACAGTAGTTTAATTTTACTGCACTATGATTTTGCTGTTAATTATTTAGGCTACACTCCGGATTTAGAAATTTTTAATAATCGAAATTACAGCAACAATGAAAAAGACAGAGATTTTCTTCTCGGAAATCTAAACCATATTAAAGGAACGGATAAATGGATCTTCGAACTCGCAGCTTCCGATCATATGCCCATTATAATGATTGAACGTTTCTTTAACCTGGTCAAAAATTCTACTTTTATTGGAGGAAAATTAAAATTCTACCTGAACAATCCTGAGATGATGGAATGGTTTCAGCAGCAGAAATTTAAAATTCCGTGCGTAAAATCAGATTATATATTCGGAGAAATTAAATATCAGGAAGTGGTTAGGGGAACTAATATAGGAATCCTTAAAAAATACAATCTCAAAGAATTAGAAACTACAAAACCGAATCCCGATGAAATCATTATTTTGAACGGAACACCGGATATTCTTCCGAATGTAAGGGGTATTATTGTTAATGAACTTCAGACACCTTTAAGTCATTTGGTTCTTTTAGGAAAAAACAGAAAGATTCCGATTATGGCTTATACCGATATTGAAAAAGACAACAATATCAAGAGATTACTTTCTAAAAAAGTAGAACTAAAAATTGCCGTCGATACTTTTTACATTAAAGAGACAACCAAAAAAATCACAACAAAAACGATTGGAAAAAAGAAAAAACTAATCATTGACAACACTATAACTGAATTGGTTGATTTATCTCAAATTCCAAAAAAAGGAGTCAATTATATTGGCTCTAAAGCACAAAATATGGCATACTTAATTGCGATTTCAAAAGAGATTCCGTTTAAAGTTCCCGAAAATGCACATGCTATTCCGTTTTATTTTTATACACAACACATTCAGAAAAAATCAATTTCCCCTTTAATAGCTGAACTTTTAGCTTTTCCGAAAAAAGATTCTACAATTTGGATTAATAATCAACTAAAAAAAATCAGGGAAGCCATTAAAAAAGAACCTGTTAATCCTGAATTAATTTCAAAATTGAATTTAGCTTTTAAAGAAGCTAAATTTAAAAACTTTAGATTCCGATCTTCAACCAATGCTGAAGATTTGGATGATTTTAACGGAGCCGGATTATACGATTCTAAAACAGGGATTTTAGGAGATTCTATCAAAACTTTTGAAAAAGCAATCAAACAAGTTTGGGCAAGTGTCTGGAATGAAGCTTCGTACAACGAAAGAGAACTTTTTGGTATCGATCAGCAAAATATTGCCATGGGGGTTTTGGTACATCGTTCTTTTCCTGATGAATTGGCTAATGGTGTTATTATTACTAAAAACCTTTTTAGACAAAATTTTCCGGGAATCACTGTCAATGTTCAAAAAGGAGAAAACTCTGTTGTAAAACCGGAAAAAGGCGAAATCTGCGAGCAATTTGTGGCTTATCATTTTAACGACGGAAAGGATGATACTGATTTTGATATTGATTACACTTCAAATTCTAATTTGAATAATAATGAGCCTTTATTGAGCAGAAAAGAAATGAGCAACATTTTTAACGTGAGTAGAAAAATCGAAGAAAAAATGTATCGTTACTGGCGTAAAAACCAATTTCATCCTGTTGACATCGAATTTAAAATCGTGGGCGAGAAAAGAGATTTGTATATTAAGCAAGTTCGCCCTTTTAACGATTAA
- the mnmA gene encoding tRNA 2-thiouridine(34) synthase MnmA gives MKRVVVGLSGGVDSSVAAYLLQQQGYEVIGLFMKNWHDDSVTISNECPWLEDSNDALLVAEKLGIPFQTVDLSEEYKEKIVDYMFNEYEKGRTPNPDVLCNREIKFDVFMKIALSLGADYVATGHYCQKSEIEVDGKTVYQLIAGNDVNKDQSYFLCQLSQEQLSKALFPIGALTKPEVREIAAEMELVTAEKKDSQGLCFIGKVRLPEFLQQKLQPKEGKIVQVDKNDPIYAVEKTTDLSLEEGLKLESQKLEYIPTMGKVVGKHQGAHYFTVGQRKGLNVGGTTDPLFVIATDVETNTIYTGLSSQHPGLFKKALFVGESEVHWIREDLILKAGEKMEVMARIRYRQPLQKAVLHQFEDGMYVEFEEPQSAITEGQFVAWYLGNELVGSGVIS, from the coding sequence ATGAAACGAGTAGTTGTTGGACTTTCCGGTGGAGTAGATTCTAGTGTTGCGGCTTATTTATTGCAGCAACAGGGATACGAAGTAATTGGCCTTTTTATGAAAAACTGGCACGATGATTCGGTTACTATTTCTAATGAATGTCCTTGGCTGGAAGACAGTAACGATGCTTTGCTTGTTGCTGAAAAACTGGGAATACCGTTTCAAACTGTTGATTTGAGTGAAGAATACAAAGAAAAAATCGTGGACTATATGTTTAACGAATACGAAAAAGGAAGAACTCCAAATCCTGACGTGCTTTGTAACCGCGAAATCAAATTTGATGTGTTTATGAAAATCGCTTTGAGTCTTGGTGCGGATTATGTTGCAACGGGACATTACTGTCAAAAAAGCGAAATTGAAGTAGACGGAAAAACGGTTTATCAATTGATTGCCGGAAACGACGTTAATAAAGATCAGTCTTATTTCTTATGTCAGTTGTCGCAAGAACAATTATCAAAAGCCTTGTTTCCGATCGGAGCTTTAACAAAACCTGAAGTACGTGAAATCGCTGCTGAAATGGAATTGGTTACAGCCGAAAAGAAAGATTCACAAGGATTGTGTTTTATAGGTAAAGTTCGTCTTCCCGAGTTCTTACAGCAAAAATTGCAGCCTAAAGAAGGTAAAATTGTTCAGGTGGACAAAAACGATCCGATTTATGCTGTTGAAAAAACTACAGATCTTTCTTTGGAAGAAGGATTAAAATTAGAATCTCAAAAATTAGAATATATTCCAACTATGGGAAAAGTAGTTGGTAAACATCAGGGTGCGCATTATTTTACAGTGGGGCAAAGAAAAGGTCTGAATGTAGGAGGAACAACAGATCCTTTATTTGTAATTGCAACAGATGTTGAAACTAATACAATCTACACAGGTTTATCAAGTCAGCACCCGGGATTATTCAAAAAAGCGCTTTTTGTTGGAGAATCTGAAGTACACTGGATCAGAGAAGATTTGATATTAAAAGCAGGTGAAAAAATGGAAGTAATGGCTAGAATTCGTTACCGTCAGCCTTTGCAAAAAGCAGTTTTACATCAGTTTGAAGACGGAATGTATGTAGAATTTGAAGAACCGCAATCTGCCATTACAGAAGGACAATTTGTTGCCTGGTATTTAGGAAATGAATTAGTTGGTTCGGGAGTAATTTCTTAG
- a CDS encoding S8 family serine peptidase, whose translation MRYNFTLLFILLSFTVFGQEEAWVYFNAKPNAQLFFNNPLTELSQKALDRRTNQNIALDVTDAPLEISYVDQIKASTGITVMAQSKWLNALHIRGSQANINALKTLSFVQKVEFADRTLNTANTTGKKVSETAISQTKKQSQTTIDYAYGNSANQIQMLNGQVLHQQNYTGEGKIIAVLDAGFPGVNTAQPFENLRNNNKILGGYDYTTRNANFYTGGDHGTKVLSTMGGYKDNALIGTAPNASYYLFITEIDTQENPLEESLWVEAAEKADALGVDIITTSLGYFLYRDEVRYNHTYSDMNGITTFVSRGAEVAFSKGILVLASAGNEGTEVEKHIGSPADAVSVLAIGSVTASKVKAASSSIGPSYDHRIKPEVMAQGASAVVSDPNGTIGVASGTSFSCPIMAGMAACLWQAFPTKTNKEIRQMILASADRYSNPDNNYGYGIPNFGATLSVDDFIAETAFSVYPNPVKNTVTFSFLNESNTASVIIYSVLGQKLMEEKINNSNPVLSLQTLQSGLYFYSFDAEKLHKTGKIIKQ comes from the coding sequence ATGAGATATAACTTTACTTTACTTTTCATACTTCTTTCATTTACGGTATTTGGACAAGAAGAAGCTTGGGTTTATTTTAATGCTAAACCTAATGCGCAATTGTTCTTTAATAATCCACTTACGGAACTTTCTCAGAAAGCTTTAGATCGAAGAACTAATCAAAATATAGCTTTGGATGTTACCGATGCACCTTTGGAAATTTCATACGTTGACCAAATTAAAGCAAGCACGGGAATAACCGTTATGGCACAATCTAAATGGCTGAATGCGCTTCATATTAGAGGTTCGCAGGCGAATATTAATGCTTTAAAAACTTTATCTTTTGTACAAAAAGTAGAATTTGCAGACAGAACTTTAAACACTGCAAACACTACAGGAAAAAAAGTTTCTGAAACTGCAATTAGTCAGACGAAAAAACAATCGCAAACTACTATTGATTATGCTTATGGTAATTCTGCCAATCAAATCCAAATGTTGAATGGGCAGGTTTTGCATCAGCAGAATTATACCGGAGAAGGAAAAATTATTGCTGTTTTAGATGCGGGATTTCCAGGTGTGAATACGGCTCAGCCCTTTGAAAATCTTAGAAATAACAATAAAATTCTGGGAGGTTACGATTATACTACCCGAAATGCTAATTTTTATACCGGAGGCGATCATGGAACGAAGGTGCTTTCTACAATGGGAGGATACAAAGATAATGCCTTGATAGGAACGGCTCCCAATGCTTCTTATTATCTTTTTATTACAGAAATTGATACTCAGGAGAATCCTCTTGAAGAATCGCTTTGGGTAGAAGCAGCGGAGAAAGCAGATGCTTTGGGTGTTGATATTATCACGACTTCGCTGGGGTATTTTCTTTATCGTGATGAAGTTAGGTACAATCATACTTACAGCGATATGAACGGAATTACTACTTTTGTTTCGCGTGGTGCTGAAGTAGCTTTTAGTAAAGGAATTTTGGTTTTAGCTTCAGCAGGAAATGAAGGTACCGAAGTCGAGAAACATATTGGTTCTCCTGCTGATGCTGTTTCTGTTTTAGCAATTGGTTCTGTTACTGCATCTAAGGTCAAAGCGGCATCTAGCTCAATTGGTCCAAGTTACGATCACAGAATAAAGCCGGAAGTTATGGCGCAGGGAGCTTCGGCAGTGGTTTCAGATCCGAATGGAACTATTGGTGTTGCGAGCGGAACTTCTTTTTCGTGTCCAATTATGGCTGGAATGGCAGCATGTTTATGGCAGGCATTTCCAACAAAAACAAACAAAGAAATCAGACAAATGATTTTAGCTTCTGCTGATCGATATTCTAATCCGGATAATAATTACGGTTACGGAATCCCAAATTTTGGAGCGACCTTAAGTGTAGACGATTTTATCGCAGAAACTGCTTTTTCGGTTTATCCAAATCCGGTAAAAAATACAGTTACTTTTTCTTTTTTAAATGAAAGTAATACGGCTTCTGTAATAATTTATTCGGTATTAGGTCAGAAATTAATGGAAGAAAAAATAAATAATTCGAATCCCGTTCTTTCTTTACAGACTTTACAAAGCGGTCTTTACTTTTATAGTTTTGATGCCGAAAAACTGCATAAAACAGGAAAGATAATCAAGCAATAA
- a CDS encoding NAD(P)H-dependent flavin oxidoreductase produces MNKITQLFNIKYPIIQGGMIWNSGYKLASAVSNAGGLGLIGAGSMYPEVLREHIQKCKKATDKPFGVNIPMLYPNIQEIMDIVVEEGVKIVFTSAGNPKTWTSFLKEKGITVVHVVSSSVFALKAQEAGVDAVVAEGFEAGGHNGREETTTITLIPMVKEKIKIPLIAAGGIATGRGMLAAMVLGADGVQVGSRFAASLESSAHNNFKETIVNTQEGGTQLTLKELAPVRLVKNKFYNDVQALYEKCPSKEDLIQLLGRARAKKGMFEGDLEEGELEIGQIAGLIHEILPVEEIVQQMMSDFKAACEEKATFEF; encoded by the coding sequence ATGAATAAAATCACGCAACTTTTTAATATAAAATATCCAATCATTCAAGGCGGAATGATTTGGAACAGCGGTTATAAATTAGCTTCAGCGGTAAGTAATGCTGGGGGTTTAGGGCTTATTGGTGCAGGTTCGATGTATCCGGAAGTTTTGAGAGAGCACATTCAAAAATGTAAAAAAGCGACCGACAAACCTTTCGGAGTCAATATTCCAATGTTGTATCCTAATATTCAGGAAATCATGGATATCGTGGTTGAAGAAGGCGTAAAAATTGTTTTTACTTCAGCAGGAAATCCTAAAACCTGGACTTCATTTTTAAAAGAAAAAGGAATAACAGTTGTACATGTGGTAAGTAGTAGTGTTTTTGCTTTAAAAGCACAAGAAGCGGGTGTAGATGCCGTTGTAGCGGAAGGTTTTGAAGCCGGAGGTCATAACGGACGTGAAGAAACCACCACGATAACTTTAATTCCAATGGTGAAAGAAAAGATTAAAATTCCATTAATAGCCGCAGGAGGAATTGCAACTGGAAGAGGAATGCTGGCTGCAATGGTTTTGGGAGCCGATGGCGTTCAGGTCGGAAGTCGATTTGCAGCTTCTTTAGAATCTTCGGCACACAATAATTTTAAAGAAACAATAGTTAATACTCAGGAAGGAGGCACTCAATTGACATTGAAAGAATTAGCTCCTGTTCGATTGGTGAAAAATAAGTTTTATAATGATGTTCAGGCTTTATATGAAAAATGTCCGTCTAAAGAAGATTTGATTCAGCTTTTGGGAAGAGCGAGAGCCAAAAAAGGAATGTTCGAGGGAGATTTGGAAGAAGGAGAATTGGAAATTGGACAAATTGCCGGGCTTATTCATGAAATTTTACCAGTAGAAGAAATTGTTCAACAAATGATGTCAGATTTTAAAGCAGCTTGCGAAGAAAAGGCTACATTTGAGTTTTAA
- a CDS encoding DUF4268 domain-containing protein produces the protein MYSREESQRIKREFWVAFAEKYPRKWVLYDTKIKDFSFKFYVDNKKAQVLIDIEHRSDEKRTAYFEKLEALKSILEEEFIKDLVFEKNYTLESGKTISRIWVEKTGVGFSNKNTWDIIFDFFNENMHALEMFYLEYDEFIKDIDSL, from the coding sequence ATGTACAGCAGAGAAGAATCACAAAGAATTAAACGAGAATTTTGGGTAGCTTTTGCAGAAAAATATCCAAGAAAATGGGTTCTTTATGATACGAAAATAAAAGACTTTTCTTTTAAATTTTATGTGGACAATAAAAAAGCACAGGTTTTAATCGATATTGAACACCGAAGCGACGAAAAAAGAACTGCTTATTTTGAAAAACTGGAAGCTCTAAAAAGTATTCTGGAAGAAGAATTCATTAAAGATCTGGTTTTCGAAAAAAATTACACTTTAGAAAGTGGCAAAACCATCAGTAGAATTTGGGTCGAAAAAACAGGTGTTGGTTTCAGTAACAAAAACACCTGGGATATTATTTTTGATTTTTTTAACGAAAACATGCATGCTCTTGAAATGTTTTACTTAGAATATGATGAGTTTATTAAGGATATAGACTCTTTATAG